The following are encoded together in the Acidobacteriota bacterium genome:
- a CDS encoding type III-B CRISPR module-associated protein Cmr5 gives MAQTLEQQRAQDAWDKCATYSKEQVNIAKSLPALIMNSGLMQVLAFAHQKKGNHENVAEQLRAWLSNRFPHVLPSSDFAAFMEALMKLEHAQDYQAINAEAFAWLKWLRQLAAARKGGE, from the coding sequence ATGGCACAGACATTGGAACAACAACGAGCCCAGGACGCATGGGACAAATGTGCTACTTATTCCAAGGAACAGGTCAACATTGCCAAGAGTCTACCGGCGCTCATCATGAACAGCGGGCTGATGCAGGTCCTGGCTTTTGCGCACCAAAAGAAGGGCAATCATGAAAACGTCGCCGAGCAACTGCGCGCATGGCTCAGCAACCGTTTTCCCCATGTACTTCCGAGCAGCGATTTTGCAGCCTTCATGGAAGCGCTCATGAAATTGGAGCATGCTCAGGATTACCAGGCCATAAACGCGGAAGCCTTCGCCTGGCTGAAGTGGTTGCGCCAGCTGGCCGCAGCGCGCAAGGGGGGGGAGTAA
- the cas2 gene encoding CRISPR-associated endonuclease Cas2: protein MEERDLYIAAYDIASPRRMRAALQLVKGHATGGQKSAYECFLTPAERRTLLYRLDAVIEPDEDRVLLIRLDPRSRVHTLGIAEEPQDPPFFYCG from the coding sequence ATGGAAGAGCGCGATCTCTATATTGCGGCCTATGACATTGCTTCTCCGCGCCGGATGCGCGCCGCGCTTCAACTCGTCAAGGGGCACGCGACCGGGGGGCAGAAATCGGCGTACGAGTGTTTCCTTACGCCGGCCGAACGGCGCACCCTCCTGTATCGGCTCGATGCGGTGATCGAGCCGGATGAAGACCGTGTGCTCCTTATCAGGCTGGATCCTCGCTCGCGTGTCCATACCCTCGGGATTGCGGAAGAACCGCAGGACCCCCCTTTCTTCTATTGCGGGTGA
- the cas2 gene encoding CRISPR-associated endonuclease Cas2 — protein sequence MSHTEQRNWLIGYDIANPRRLGRVHRFLKSHAIPVQYSVFVFQGNQLELERIIAGLSELISPKEDDVRAYHVPDRCEVAMLGRQDLPDGIVLGGRGLGRLLRAIREDGDSPSIDVYNDDVESGEACYLV from the coding sequence ATGAGTCATACAGAACAGCGTAACTGGCTGATTGGGTATGACATAGCGAATCCTCGCCGCCTGGGCCGGGTGCATCGTTTTCTGAAGTCGCATGCGATTCCGGTACAATATTCTGTTTTCGTGTTCCAAGGTAACCAGTTGGAGCTTGAGCGAATTATCGCCGGTCTCTCGGAGCTGATTTCGCCGAAAGAAGACGATGTGCGGGCCTACCACGTGCCGGATCGCTGTGAAGTCGCCATGCTCGGACGGCAGGATCTTCCCGACGGGATTGTGCTGGGTGGCCGGGGGTTGGGCAGGCTTCTGCGGGCGATAAGAGAGGACGGGGATTCGCCGAGCATCGACGTATACAATGATGATGTTGAGTCGGGGGAGGCATGTTACCTGGTATAA
- a CDS encoding TIGR02221 family CRISPR-associated protein, with the protein MMTTTLLSFLGRVPRTEQGYRETRYDFGDGNLGEPAAFFGWPLQQRIKADRLVIMGTAGSMWDHLFEKDVPLAGDEVDAQMELIEAVHAKTVTAECLDPLQRPLAQFLGCDVQLEIIPYCRDGREQVELLSIMARHVTPGDTVHIDVTHGFRHLPMIALLAAIHLKKTRQATIKGIWYGAYDPDTGEGPVHNLAGLLRIAEWIEALHSYDKDGDYGAFAPLLGAQGEMLKNAAFFERTTNPVRARSELRSWAGLDHGYPADDPAAALFREELEKRIAWHQRPDRASWERDLAKRYLEQADYVRAIIYGMESIISAEIQNRHGEVDDYENRDIAKDEMRNTREGFKTLSNLRNALTHGVRPWDRAIERALESEQGLRKTLRDLFRQLNVL; encoded by the coding sequence ATGATGACCACCACTCTGCTTAGTTTTCTGGGTCGCGTACCGCGGACCGAACAGGGATATCGCGAAACTCGTTATGACTTTGGGGATGGAAATCTTGGCGAACCCGCGGCCTTTTTCGGTTGGCCGCTGCAGCAGCGGATCAAGGCCGACCGCCTGGTCATCATGGGCACGGCGGGCAGCATGTGGGACCATCTTTTCGAGAAGGATGTTCCCCTTGCCGGCGATGAAGTCGATGCCCAGATGGAGCTGATTGAGGCCGTCCACGCGAAAACGGTCACTGCCGAATGTCTCGATCCCCTGCAGCGGCCGCTGGCGCAATTCCTGGGCTGCGACGTGCAATTGGAAATCATTCCCTATTGTCGGGACGGGCGGGAGCAGGTCGAGCTCCTGTCCATCATGGCGAGGCATGTGACCCCGGGCGATACCGTGCATATCGATGTCACCCACGGTTTTCGTCACCTTCCGATGATCGCGCTGCTTGCAGCTATACATCTTAAAAAGACTCGCCAGGCAACGATCAAGGGCATCTGGTACGGCGCCTATGATCCCGACACCGGGGAGGGGCCGGTTCACAACCTGGCCGGGCTGTTGCGCATTGCCGAATGGATAGAGGCGCTCCACTCCTACGACAAGGACGGGGATTATGGCGCCTTCGCCCCGCTCCTGGGGGCGCAGGGTGAAATGCTCAAAAATGCGGCGTTTTTCGAACGCACGACCAATCCGGTCCGGGCTCGCTCGGAACTGAGATCCTGGGCGGGATTGGACCATGGCTACCCGGCGGACGATCCGGCGGCCGCGCTCTTTAGAGAGGAGTTGGAAAAGAGGATTGCCTGGCACCAGCGCCCCGACCGGGCATCGTGGGAGCGAGACCTGGCCAAAAGGTACCTGGAACAGGCGGACTACGTCCGGGCGATCATTTATGGGATGGAATCGATCATCTCCGCCGAAATTCAAAATCGGCACGGCGAAGTCGATGACTACGAGAACCGGGATATCGCCAAGGATGAAATGAGAAACACTCGGGAGGGGTTCAAGACCCTGAGCAACCTGCGCAACGCGTTAACCCATGGCGTCAGACCCTGGGACCGGGCCATAGAAAGGGCCTTGGAAAGCGAACAGGGGTTGAGGAAGACGCTCCGGGACCTGTTTCGGCAATTGAACGTTTTGTAG
- the cas10 gene encoding type III-B CRISPR-associated protein Cas10/Cmr2, whose protein sequence is MSVNDNSLWQTKVAARLHDPAEKALVLMRDPAGHEGGTSRALTRLLGMHAIGQDTIAGDEESLAKTTFKKGIPASMYRLIQRADCWAAAADRPQWPMQEIEVTTKKGEQKTLKVATWAQVRWADNPVLIHPLTGERFTLPGGLSETDFRDIRKRSFDHVARLLATLDQNKAGEHEWRTTLLALWRFGPEVEEEDDNGKLGALWHLLPADTRVPDHSIWDHLDIVSAFAGAFSADPANEAALLTLSIGPVQPFIASARKMDDLWAGSHLLARLSWEGMRVVCDRLGPDAILFPRLRGVPQVDLWLRDQCGLPETLFRRCEWNRAGTDSNPLFSAALPNRFVAVVPRSQAQTLAEEVGDKVRAWLAKLGDDVVKRLLREAGFDEADNMETPYRQMKDQLEGFPEVHWAVAPFSLVRENSGDKSLDVSRLAAAMKPFFEPGDNDSGGLPGFLGTPAWKLLQQEMELVDEQGQKSVFFTPNPGVLYPAVHDLAERVLAAAKSLRVFDQTRQEGWRCSLTGETEWLTTDRKQLQGSYRRQTDTLWARIARNKPAWAKEGEHLGGLPAIKRLWPTLFKEEVDRALASGETERGIDRFVVSTHTMALAHQLDQWLSKEPTLDPQMDFENAESVALPRKLMLKHGNKPSVAAAKRLPGYLDEARERGEEEKRHAEAEVKKIFGDNLETYYSLIMMDGDRMGGWLGGGEAYAISYRDSFHPQVQEGFDRHAQGQLLIKEYGDQKRALSPNRHLAISGALNDFSLTVVRHVIENEHLGRLIYSGGDDVFAMLPVADLLAAMQRLRCAYSGHDPKHEGGAPGRGLALRNGFAMLNGRLMRMMGTKATASCGAVIAHHQAPLTFVRRELAAAEKRAKSEGGRDAFSITIVKRSGGALYLTEKWGQPLNLLALLRDFLAMGDVSRRAAYHVLEWLNEHELPESAFCNGMIQSLLTYQLDRQAKGSAKSQVPELAKELCLLANSWKKSDPIKRLRNFVAVAEFLARETRVSRNRPQDAETREMGGAA, encoded by the coding sequence ATGAGCGTAAACGACAATAGCCTCTGGCAAACCAAGGTGGCCGCCCGGCTGCACGATCCGGCGGAGAAGGCGCTGGTGCTGATGCGCGACCCGGCGGGTCACGAAGGCGGAACCAGCCGCGCACTGACCCGGCTGCTTGGCATGCATGCAATTGGTCAAGATACGATTGCGGGCGACGAAGAGTCGCTGGCAAAGACGACATTTAAAAAAGGCATTCCCGCATCCATGTACCGGCTTATCCAGCGGGCGGACTGCTGGGCCGCGGCTGCCGATCGTCCGCAATGGCCCATGCAGGAAATAGAGGTAACGACCAAAAAGGGTGAGCAAAAGACGCTTAAGGTGGCGACCTGGGCCCAGGTTCGGTGGGCAGACAACCCGGTCCTGATCCACCCGCTGACGGGAGAACGGTTTACGCTCCCGGGGGGGTTGAGCGAAACGGATTTTCGCGACATCCGGAAGCGCAGCTTTGATCATGTGGCAAGATTGCTGGCCACCCTAGACCAAAACAAAGCCGGTGAACACGAGTGGCGGACGACGCTACTCGCGCTCTGGCGCTTCGGTCCGGAAGTCGAGGAGGAAGATGACAATGGCAAGCTGGGGGCCCTTTGGCACCTCTTGCCTGCCGACACCCGCGTGCCCGACCACAGCATTTGGGACCATCTTGACATCGTTTCGGCCTTCGCCGGGGCATTTTCTGCGGATCCTGCGAACGAGGCCGCACTGCTTACCCTATCTATCGGCCCGGTGCAGCCTTTCATCGCCAGCGCCCGCAAAATGGACGACCTCTGGGCCGGTTCGCATTTGTTGGCGCGCCTGTCCTGGGAGGGGATGAGGGTGGTGTGTGACCGGCTGGGGCCGGACGCGATCCTCTTTCCGCGTCTGCGGGGCGTGCCGCAGGTGGATCTATGGTTGCGCGACCAATGTGGTTTGCCCGAAACCTTGTTCAGACGATGCGAATGGAACCGGGCGGGTACGGACAGCAACCCGCTGTTTTCCGCTGCGCTCCCCAATCGTTTTGTGGCGGTCGTGCCGCGTTCCCAGGCGCAGACCCTGGCCGAGGAAGTGGGTGACAAGGTGCGGGCGTGGTTGGCAAAGCTCGGGGACGACGTGGTGAAGCGTTTGCTGCGGGAAGCGGGATTCGATGAAGCCGACAATATGGAAACTCCCTATCGGCAGATGAAGGATCAGCTTGAGGGATTTCCCGAAGTGCATTGGGCGGTCGCGCCCTTCTCGCTTGTCCGTGAAAACAGTGGGGACAAATCTCTTGATGTTTCACGGCTCGCCGCGGCAATGAAGCCCTTCTTCGAGCCGGGCGACAATGACAGTGGTGGCCTGCCCGGTTTTCTTGGTACGCCTGCGTGGAAGCTGCTGCAACAAGAAATGGAGCTTGTGGATGAACAGGGCCAAAAGTCCGTGTTTTTTACGCCCAACCCCGGCGTGCTCTATCCGGCGGTGCATGACTTGGCCGAGCGTGTGCTTGCCGCGGCCAAAAGCCTGCGCGTTTTTGACCAGACCCGGCAGGAAGGCTGGCGCTGTTCCCTGACCGGGGAGACGGAGTGGCTCACCACGGACCGCAAACAACTCCAAGGATCTTATCGACGTCAGACGGACACCCTTTGGGCGAGGATCGCCAGGAATAAGCCTGCCTGGGCCAAGGAAGGAGAGCACCTGGGTGGTTTACCCGCCATCAAGCGGTTGTGGCCGACGCTGTTCAAGGAGGAAGTGGACAGGGCATTGGCCAGCGGCGAGACTGAAAGAGGCATCGACCGCTTCGTGGTATCCACCCATACCATGGCGTTGGCCCACCAGCTTGATCAGTGGTTGTCCAAGGAACCGACCCTCGATCCACAAATGGATTTTGAGAATGCGGAAAGCGTGGCGCTGCCCCGCAAGCTCATGCTCAAACATGGCAATAAGCCTTCCGTAGCTGCGGCCAAACGGTTGCCTGGCTATCTCGATGAGGCGCGCGAACGGGGGGAGGAGGAGAAGCGGCACGCGGAGGCTGAGGTAAAGAAGATATTTGGCGACAACCTCGAAACCTATTACAGCCTCATCATGATGGATGGGGACCGGATGGGTGGCTGGCTGGGGGGTGGAGAGGCTTATGCCATAAGCTACCGCGACAGTTTTCATCCCCAGGTCCAGGAAGGTTTTGACCGGCATGCCCAAGGGCAGCTGCTGATCAAAGAGTATGGTGATCAAAAACGGGCCCTTTCGCCTAACCGGCACCTTGCGATTTCGGGTGCACTGAATGATTTTTCGCTGACAGTGGTCCGTCATGTGATTGAAAACGAACATCTGGGCCGTCTCATATACTCGGGCGGAGATGACGTTTTTGCCATGCTGCCCGTGGCCGACCTGCTTGCAGCGATGCAACGGCTCCGTTGTGCCTATTCAGGGCATGATCCCAAACATGAGGGGGGGGCACCGGGGCGTGGGCTTGCCCTGCGAAATGGTTTCGCGATGCTCAACGGCAGGCTGATGCGCATGATGGGAACGAAGGCAACGGCCTCCTGCGGCGCCGTCATCGCACACCATCAGGCGCCGCTCACCTTCGTTCGGAGGGAACTGGCCGCAGCGGAAAAACGGGCCAAGAGCGAGGGCGGGCGTGACGCCTTTTCCATCACGATCGTCAAGCGTTCGGGGGGCGCCCTTTACCTGACGGAAAAATGGGGGCAGCCGCTCAACCTTCTTGCATTGCTCCGTGATTTTCTTGCCATGGGGGACGTATCACGTCGTGCCGCCTATCACGTCCTGGAGTGGCTGAACGAGCATGAATTGCCGGAGAGCGCCTTCTGCAACGGAATGATACAGAGTCTGCTGACCTATCAACTGGACCGGCAGGCCAAGGGTTCGGCCAAGAGCCAGGTGCCGGAACTGGCAAAAGAGCTTTGCCTCCTGGCGAATAGTTGGAAGAAGTCAGATCCGATTAAAAGGCTGCGGAATTTTGTGGCAGTTGCGGAATTTCTGGCCCGGGAAACCCGCGTAAGCCGAAACCGGCCGCAGGATGCGGAAACGAGGGAGATGGGAGGCGCCGCATGA
- a CDS encoding type III-B CRISPR module-associated protein Cmr3 has product MSIEYRFIEPLDVLFLRGNQLFGDPGSYGESTIPPRPSVAAGALRSRMLADDRADLGAFSRNEIVHPTLGTPERPGSFELAGFYVARKVKGQPEILMALPADLVVERKKSQGTDDRSRSPLRVGRLSPTTIDLPSSFGLPLLPVLAQGERGKNEGGWWLTQDGLAAYLRGQVPTPEQLVDASELWALETRIGIGLSGDKRTADEGKLFSSVAVALKEGVGFLVAVAGANPPTAGMLRFGGDGRAASIENASVSLPEPDYEGISRAGCCRLVLTSPGLFPLGWKLPGTGPDFRVSLGNVTGRVSCACVPRFETISGWDLARRMPKPAQRVVPSGSVYWLDELKAAPGELRKLAACGLWDESCKDDARRAEGFNRVAVAAW; this is encoded by the coding sequence ATGAGCATCGAATATCGTTTTATCGAACCCCTTGACGTTCTTTTCCTCCGCGGCAACCAACTGTTTGGCGATCCGGGAAGCTATGGCGAAAGCACCATCCCGCCTCGGCCGTCCGTGGCCGCCGGGGCGCTGCGGTCTCGCATGCTGGCGGATGATCGCGCGGATCTTGGGGCCTTTTCCCGAAACGAGATTGTCCACCCCACCCTGGGAACGCCTGAGCGTCCTGGAAGTTTCGAGCTGGCAGGCTTTTACGTGGCACGCAAGGTAAAGGGCCAGCCGGAGATCCTGATGGCGCTGCCGGCGGATCTTGTTGTCGAGCGGAAGAAGAGTCAAGGAACCGACGACCGGAGCAGGTCTCCTTTACGGGTTGGCCGATTGAGCCCGACAACTATCGATCTACCCTCTTCCTTCGGGTTGCCATTGTTGCCGGTCCTGGCGCAGGGCGAGCGCGGCAAGAACGAGGGTGGCTGGTGGCTCACGCAGGACGGATTGGCGGCGTATCTGCGCGGGCAGGTCCCGACGCCGGAACAACTCGTGGACGCCAGCGAACTATGGGCCTTGGAAACCCGTATCGGCATAGGCCTGAGTGGAGACAAACGCACTGCGGACGAAGGCAAGCTGTTTTCGAGCGTTGCCGTAGCGCTGAAGGAGGGGGTTGGTTTCCTGGTCGCGGTCGCCGGTGCGAATCCGCCCACTGCGGGGATGCTCCGCTTTGGCGGCGACGGGCGGGCCGCCAGCATCGAGAATGCGAGCGTGAGCCTTCCGGAGCCCGATTATGAAGGCATCAGTCGGGCGGGATGCTGCCGCCTGGTGCTCACCAGCCCGGGTTTGTTTCCCCTGGGTTGGAAATTGCCGGGAACGGGGCCCGACTTTCGGGTTTCCCTGGGCAATGTCACGGGCAGGGTGTCATGCGCATGTGTGCCGCGTTTTGAGACCATCTCCGGATGGGACCTGGCCAGGCGCATGCCCAAACCGGCCCAGCGTGTGGTTCCTTCCGGAAGTGTTTACTGGCTTGATGAGCTCAAGGCGGCGCCCGGGGAGCTTCGCAAGCTTGCGGCCTGCGGCTTATGGGATGAATCGTGTAAGGATGATGCCCGGAGGGCGGAGGGTTTCAACCGTGTCGCGGTGGCGGCATGGTGA
- the cmr4 gene encoding type III-B CRISPR module RAMP protein Cmr4: protein MFEKKAVVFLYAVSPVHMGAGQAVDVIDNPIQRERHTGHPCFAGSGIKGAVRHGWRALGGSPEEIESLLGPDSENKNGLHAGAVSFGDAQLVLLPVRSLRNGYVYATCPQALARARRLMALSGAAVKWDAVSVPAGEALTANAELIPEGKLHLEAFEYSASESAELKAIATDLAERALPGADEYAFFREKLKTDITVLSDTDFGYFAQNAMLVEPHVCIDSTTGAAKGTGLFYTENLPPESLLIAPLLASQTRTGRKGEDLPAEIVLGKILPLINGKPLQIGGDATTGRGLVVAKVVEG, encoded by the coding sequence ATGTTCGAGAAAAAGGCAGTTGTGTTTCTCTATGCCGTCAGCCCGGTCCACATGGGCGCGGGACAGGCGGTGGACGTAATCGACAACCCCATTCAGCGGGAGCGCCACACCGGCCATCCCTGCTTTGCCGGGTCAGGCATCAAGGGCGCCGTGCGGCACGGCTGGAGAGCCCTTGGGGGATCCCCGGAAGAAATCGAGAGCCTTCTCGGCCCCGATTCCGAAAACAAGAATGGCCTGCACGCGGGAGCCGTCAGTTTCGGCGATGCGCAGTTGGTCCTGCTCCCCGTCCGGTCGCTCAGGAACGGCTATGTCTATGCCACCTGCCCCCAGGCGCTGGCCCGAGCCCGCAGGCTTATGGCGCTATCCGGAGCAGCGGTGAAATGGGATGCGGTGAGCGTACCGGCAGGTGAGGCGCTGACAGCAAACGCTGAATTGATACCTGAAGGCAAACTGCACCTCGAAGCCTTTGAATACTCTGCATCCGAATCGGCCGAACTGAAGGCCATTGCTACCGACCTGGCGGAAAGGGCATTGCCCGGCGCTGACGAGTATGCCTTTTTTCGCGAAAAGCTAAAAACCGACATTACGGTGCTTTCCGACACCGACTTCGGGTACTTTGCGCAAAACGCCATGTTAGTGGAACCGCATGTATGCATCGATAGTACAACCGGTGCCGCTAAGGGAACGGGCCTGTTCTACACCGAGAACCTGCCCCCGGAGTCGCTCCTTATCGCTCCCCTACTTGCCAGCCAGACACGGACGGGGCGGAAGGGAGAGGATTTGCCTGCCGAAATCGTGCTTGGCAAGATTTTGCCGCTGATCAACGGAAAGCCGCTGCAGATCGGCGGGGATGCGACCACGGGCCGCGGCTTGGTCGTGGCCAAAGTGGTGGAGGGCTGA
- the csx16 gene encoding CRISPR-associated protein Csx16: MATYFVTRHGGALDWAARHNVMIDRALSHLRIEEIRPGDVVIGILPVHLAAEICAKPARYIQIAMDLPEERRGIELSADDMERHHARLVEYRVERAR, translated from the coding sequence ATGGCCACCTATTTCGTAACGCGCCATGGCGGTGCCCTCGACTGGGCTGCCCGTCACAACGTCATGATCGATCGCGCGCTGAGTCACCTGCGGATCGAGGAGATACGGCCTGGAGATGTGGTGATCGGAATATTGCCCGTTCATCTGGCCGCCGAAATCTGTGCAAAACCCGCACGATACATTCAAATTGCCATGGACCTCCCGGAGGAACGCAGGGGGATCGAGCTTTCTGCCGATGACATGGAGCGACATCATGCACGGCTTGTGGAGTACCGAGTGGAACGTGCCCGATGA
- the cmr6 gene encoding type III-B CRISPR module RAMP protein Cmr6 — MSIAAVPDYLGKDFATASPGMRFGYYLSIWNSDWSKETDIPKDTWKSMTRLNKGDKKHAESLVLRQRRVATSFGDTIFSVDAVAISPFTTGLGNEHPLENGFAFLSPYGLPYLPGSGVKGVVRQAALELASGDWGDTGGWSEDRITALFGPKGADGDSEHQRGALSFWDVIPLIKDDALQVEIMTPHQGHYYQQKKDRKTGGSVSPHDSGQPNPISFLTVPPGSGFAFHVLCDLELLGHTKSELIEGGRWKQLLVAAFEHAFAWCGFGAKTAVGYGAMGEDQQRKAERQREEMARQEALRVQREKEAREREIEQMDPIDREIARFLDARADKNQPEINALVSGLTSNAWSGEQAVAIAGKVKIRMQAEKQWKEKSEKKNPDKDRDYQRTKTVMGYLKKPEA; from the coding sequence ATGTCCATCGCCGCCGTTCCTGATTACCTGGGGAAGGATTTTGCCACTGCCTCGCCCGGAATGCGCTTTGGTTACTACCTGTCCATATGGAACAGCGACTGGAGCAAGGAAACCGACATTCCAAAGGATACGTGGAAATCGATGACGCGCCTGAACAAAGGGGACAAAAAGCACGCCGAATCCCTTGTGTTGCGGCAAAGGCGCGTTGCGACAAGCTTCGGTGATACGATTTTTTCGGTGGATGCGGTCGCGATTTCGCCGTTCACCACGGGCCTGGGCAACGAACATCCATTGGAAAACGGCTTTGCCTTTCTCAGTCCCTATGGATTGCCCTATCTTCCTGGCAGCGGCGTCAAGGGCGTGGTGCGCCAAGCGGCCTTGGAGCTGGCTTCCGGTGATTGGGGAGATACCGGTGGTTGGAGCGAGGACCGGATTACCGCGCTTTTCGGTCCTAAAGGCGCGGACGGTGACAGCGAGCACCAGCGCGGCGCGCTCAGTTTCTGGGACGTGATTCCACTGATCAAGGATGACGCCCTGCAGGTGGAAATCATGACGCCGCACCAGGGACACTATTACCAGCAGAAAAAGGATCGCAAAACCGGCGGAAGCGTCAGCCCGCACGATTCGGGGCAACCCAACCCGATTTCCTTCCTTACCGTCCCGCCCGGATCCGGGTTTGCCTTTCATGTGCTTTGTGACCTCGAGCTGCTTGGGCACACCAAATCTGAGTTGATAGAGGGAGGCCGGTGGAAGCAGTTGCTGGTTGCCGCCTTTGAACACGCTTTCGCATGGTGCGGTTTTGGTGCCAAAACGGCCGTGGGTTACGGCGCAATGGGCGAAGACCAGCAAAGAAAGGCCGAGCGGCAAAGGGAGGAAATGGCTAGACAGGAGGCGTTGCGCGTTCAAAGAGAAAAGGAGGCCCGGGAGCGGGAGATTGAACAGATGGATCCGATCGATCGGGAAATCGCCCGCTTTCTGGATGCAAGAGCGGATAAAAACCAGCCGGAAATCAACGCCCTCGTCAGTGGCTTGACGAGCAATGCCTGGAGCGGAGAACAGGCGGTGGCCATTGCGGGAAAGGTCAAGATCCGGATGCAGGCCGAGAAGCAATGGAAGGAGAAAAGCGAAAAGAAGAATCCCGACAAGGACAGGGATTACCAAAGAACCAAAACGGTGATGGGTTACCTGAAAAAACCGGAGGCATGA
- the cas1 gene encoding CRISPR-associated endonuclease Cas1: MATLYLDRKGLELRVDGAALALYESGSRIRTVPLSLLDRIVFRAETALTSSALGALADSGCAAVVLSGRQGNRLAVVHGRPHNDAALRVAQYAASGNADWRLEWARRFIGAKIVRQQRFLERVLALRADRRKPLSDALETLAAMRLRVDEEGLCADNLRGIEGAAQAAYFRAYTSLFAEALNFNGRNRRPPRDPANACLSLGYTLAHFEGVRLAHATGLDPFLGFFHEVAFGRESLACDLIEPVRPLVDAWVWEMFRSRTLRPEHFKVDKGACVIEKAGRARFYEHYEHFMKSISVRLRGYCRLLARALRTEAPELPVCDGEEDL, translated from the coding sequence ATGGCGACACTCTATCTCGACCGGAAGGGACTGGAGCTCAGGGTGGACGGGGCCGCGCTGGCTCTGTATGAAAGTGGCAGCCGGATCCGAACCGTTCCCCTCTCCCTGCTCGACCGGATCGTCTTCCGTGCGGAGACTGCGCTGACGTCGAGTGCGCTGGGGGCCCTCGCAGACAGCGGGTGCGCCGCCGTGGTGTTGAGCGGCCGGCAGGGGAACCGGCTGGCGGTGGTCCATGGCCGGCCGCACAACGACGCGGCGCTGCGCGTGGCGCAGTATGCAGCTTCAGGTAACGCGGATTGGCGGTTGGAGTGGGCCCGCCGCTTCATCGGCGCCAAGATTGTGCGGCAGCAGCGATTCCTGGAGCGAGTTTTGGCCCTGAGAGCCGACCGGCGCAAACCGCTTTCTGACGCTCTGGAAACCCTTGCGGCGATGCGCTTGCGTGTGGACGAAGAGGGCCTGTGCGCGGACAACCTGCGCGGCATCGAGGGCGCCGCCCAGGCGGCCTACTTCCGTGCCTATACCTCCCTTTTTGCCGAGGCGCTGAATTTCAACGGCCGTAATCGGCGCCCGCCGCGCGACCCGGCTAACGCCTGCCTGTCGCTGGGATACACGCTGGCGCATTTCGAAGGGGTGCGCTTGGCGCATGCCACCGGGCTGGACCCCTTTCTCGGTTTCTTCCACGAGGTCGCCTTCGGGCGCGAATCGCTAGCCTGCGATTTGATCGAGCCGGTGCGACCCCTGGTCGATGCCTGGGTCTGGGAGATGTTCCGTTCCAGGACACTGCGGCCTGAGCACTTCAAGGTCGACAAGGGGGCCTGCGTGATCGAAAAGGCGGGCCGCGCGCGGTTCTACGAGCACTACGAGCACTTCATGAAGTCGATCTCGGTCCGACTCCGGGGCTATTGCCGGTTGCTGGCGCGGGCGTTGCGCACTGAGGCTCCGGAGCTGCCAGTCTGCGATGGGGAGGAAGACCTGTGA